In Cervus elaphus chromosome 7, mCerEla1.1, whole genome shotgun sequence, the following proteins share a genomic window:
- the LOC122697304 gene encoding BOLA class I histocompatibility antigen, alpha chain BL3-7-like isoform X18 codes for MGPRTLLLLLSGVLVLTETWAGSHSLNYFCTSVSRPGLGEPRFFAVGYVDDTQFARFDSEAPNPRMEPRAPWMEQEGPEYWEEITRDAKKAQQRLRSGLNTLPGFYNQSEAGSHTLQWVFGCDVGPDGRLLRGIWQNAYDGADYLALNEDLRSWTAADTVAQITKRKWEISGEAEFQRNYLEVKCVQWLRRHLENGKDTLLRADPPKARVTHHPISDREVTLRCWALGFYPEEISLTWQRDGEDQTQDMELVETRPSGDGTFQKWAALVVPSGEEQRYTCHVQHEGFQEPLTLRWEPPQPSVLIMGIIVGLVLMVTGAVVTGAMIWRRKWSGEKGRGYTQTASCDSALGSDVSLTVPKV; via the exons ATGGGGCCGCGAACCCTCCTCCTGCTGCTCTCGGGGGTCCTGGTCCTCACCGAGACCTGGGCGG gctcCCACTCCCTGAACTATTTCTGCACCAGCGTGTCCCGGCCCGGCCTCGGGGAGCCCCGTTTCTTTGCCGTCGGCTACGTGGACGACACGCAGTTCGCGCGGTTCGACAGCGAGGCCCCGAATCCGAGGATGGAGCCGCGGGCGCCGTGGATGGAGCAGGAGGGGCCGGAATACTGGGAAGAGATTACACGAGATGCCAAGAAAGCTCAACAGAGATTACGGTCAGGCTTGAACACCCTGCCCGGTTTCTACAACCAGAGCGAGGCCG GGTCTCACACCCTCCAGTGGGTGTTTGGCTGCGACGTGGGGCCGGACGGGCGCCTCCTCCGCGGGATCTGGCAGAACGCCTATGACGGTGCGGATTACCTCGCCCTGAACGAAGACCTGCGCTCCTGGACCGCGGCGGACACGGTGGCTCAGATAACCAAGCGCAAGTGGGAAATCTCCGGTGAGGCTGAGTTCCAACGGAACTACCTGGAGGTCAAGTGCGTGCAGTGGCTCCGCAGACACCTGGAGAACGGGAAGGACACGCTGCTGCGCGCAG ACCCTCCAAAGGCACGTGTGACTCATCACCCCATCTCTGACCGTGAGGTCACCCTgaggtgctgggccctgggcttctACCCTGAGGAGATCTCACTGACCTGGCAGCGAGACGGGGAGGACCAGACTCAGGACATGGAGCTTGTGGAGACCAGGCCTTCAGGGGATGGAACCTTCCAGAAGTGGGCAGCCCTGGTGGTGCCTTCTGGAGAGGAGCAGAGATACACGTGTCATGTGCAGCACGAGGGGTTTCAGGAGCCCCTCACCCTGAGATGGG AACCTCCTCAGCCCTCCGTCCTCATCATGGGCATCATTGTTGGCCTGGTTCTCATGGTCACTGGAGCTGTGGTGACTGGAGCTAtgatttggagaaggaagtggtcaG GTGAAAAAGGAAGGGGCTACACGCAGACTGCAA GCTGTGACAGTGCCCTGGGCTCTGATGTGTCTCTCACGGTTCCTAAAG TGTGA
- the LOC122697304 gene encoding BOLA class I histocompatibility antigen, alpha chain BL3-7-like isoform X20, giving the protein MGPRTLLLLLSGVLVLTETWAGSHSLNYFCTSVSRPGLGEPRFFAVGYVDDTQFARFDSEAPNPRMEPRAPWMEQEGPEYWEEITRDAKKAQQRLRSGLNTLPGFYNQSEAGSHTLQWVFGCDVGPDGRLLRGIWQNAYDGADYLALNEDLRSWTAADTVAQITKRKWEISGEAEFQRNYLEVKCVQWLRRHLENGKDTLLRADPPKARVTHHPISDREVTLRCWALGFYPEEISLTWQRDGEDQTQDMELVETRPSGDGTFQKWAALVVPSGEEQRYTCHVQHEGFQEPLTLRWEPPQPSVLIMGIIVGLVLMVTGAVVTGAMIWRRKWSGEKGRGYTQTASCDSALGSDVSLTVPKV; this is encoded by the exons ATGGGGCCGCGAACCCTCCTCCTGCTGCTCTCGGGGGTCCTGGTCCTCACCGAGACCTGGGCGG gctcCCACTCCCTGAACTATTTCTGCACCAGCGTGTCCCGGCCCGGCCTCGGGGAGCCCCGTTTCTTTGCCGTCGGCTACGTGGACGACACGCAGTTCGCGCGGTTCGACAGCGAGGCCCCGAATCCGAGGATGGAGCCGCGGGCGCCGTGGATGGAGCAGGAGGGGCCGGAATACTGGGAAGAGATTACACGAGATGCCAAGAAAGCTCAACAGAGATTACGGTCAGGCTTGAACACCCTGCCCGGTTTCTACAACCAGAGCGAGGCCG GGTCTCACACCCTCCAGTGGGTGTTTGGCTGCGACGTGGGGCCGGACGGGCGCCTCCTCCGCGGGATCTGGCAGAACGCCTATGACGGTGCGGATTACCTCGCCCTGAACGAAGACCTGCGCTCCTGGACCGCGGCGGACACGGTGGCTCAGATAACCAAGCGCAAGTGGGAAATCTCCGGTGAGGCTGAGTTCCAACGGAACTACCTGGAGGTCAAGTGCGTGCAGTGGCTCCGCAGACACCTGGAGAACGGGAAGGACACGCTGCTGCGCGCAG ACCCTCCAAAGGCACGTGTGACTCATCACCCCATCTCTGACCGTGAGGTCACCCTgaggtgctgggccctgggcttctACCCTGAGGAGATCTCACTGACCTGGCAGCGAGACGGGGAGGACCAGACTCAGGACATGGAGCTTGTGGAGACCAGGCCTTCAGGGGATGGAACCTTCCAGAAGTGGGCAGCCCTGGTGGTGCCTTCTGGAGAGGAGCAGAGATACACGTGTCATGTGCAGCACGAGGGGTTTCAGGAGCCCCTCACCCTGAGATGGG AACCTCCTCAGCCCTCCGTCCTCATCATGGGCATCATTGTTGGCCTGGTTCTCATGGTCACTGGAGCTGTGGTGACTGGAGCTAtgatttggagaaggaagtggtcaG GTGAAAAAGGAAGGGGCTACACGCAGACTGCAA GCTGTGACAGTGCCCTGGGCTCTGATGTGTCTCTCACGGTTCCTAAAG
- the LOC122697304 gene encoding BOLA class I histocompatibility antigen, alpha chain BL3-7-like isoform X25 has protein sequence MGPRTLLLLLSGVLVLTETWAGSHSLNYFCTSVSRPGLGEPRFFAVGYVDDTQFARFDSEAPNPRMEPRAPWMEQEGPEYWEEITRDAKKAQQRLRSGLNTLPGFYNQSEAGSHTLQWVFGCDVGPDGRLLRGIWQNAYDGADYLALNEDLRSWTAADTVAQITKRKWEISGEAEFQRNYLEVKCVQWLRRHLENGKDTLLRADPPKARVTHHPISDREVTLRCWALGFYPEEISLTWQRDGEDQTQDMELVETRPSGDGTFQKWAALVVPSGEEQRYTCHVQHEGFQEPLTLRWEPPQPSVLIMGIIVGLVLMVTGAVVTGAMIWRRKWSGEKGRGYTQTASCDSALGSDVSLTVPKGETLESLDWERTWSRGDTLGGGDL, from the exons ATGGGGCCGCGAACCCTCCTCCTGCTGCTCTCGGGGGTCCTGGTCCTCACCGAGACCTGGGCGG gctcCCACTCCCTGAACTATTTCTGCACCAGCGTGTCCCGGCCCGGCCTCGGGGAGCCCCGTTTCTTTGCCGTCGGCTACGTGGACGACACGCAGTTCGCGCGGTTCGACAGCGAGGCCCCGAATCCGAGGATGGAGCCGCGGGCGCCGTGGATGGAGCAGGAGGGGCCGGAATACTGGGAAGAGATTACACGAGATGCCAAGAAAGCTCAACAGAGATTACGGTCAGGCTTGAACACCCTGCCCGGTTTCTACAACCAGAGCGAGGCCG GGTCTCACACCCTCCAGTGGGTGTTTGGCTGCGACGTGGGGCCGGACGGGCGCCTCCTCCGCGGGATCTGGCAGAACGCCTATGACGGTGCGGATTACCTCGCCCTGAACGAAGACCTGCGCTCCTGGACCGCGGCGGACACGGTGGCTCAGATAACCAAGCGCAAGTGGGAAATCTCCGGTGAGGCTGAGTTCCAACGGAACTACCTGGAGGTCAAGTGCGTGCAGTGGCTCCGCAGACACCTGGAGAACGGGAAGGACACGCTGCTGCGCGCAG ACCCTCCAAAGGCACGTGTGACTCATCACCCCATCTCTGACCGTGAGGTCACCCTgaggtgctgggccctgggcttctACCCTGAGGAGATCTCACTGACCTGGCAGCGAGACGGGGAGGACCAGACTCAGGACATGGAGCTTGTGGAGACCAGGCCTTCAGGGGATGGAACCTTCCAGAAGTGGGCAGCCCTGGTGGTGCCTTCTGGAGAGGAGCAGAGATACACGTGTCATGTGCAGCACGAGGGGTTTCAGGAGCCCCTCACCCTGAGATGGG AACCTCCTCAGCCCTCCGTCCTCATCATGGGCATCATTGTTGGCCTGGTTCTCATGGTCACTGGAGCTGTGGTGACTGGAGCTAtgatttggagaaggaagtggtcaG GTGAAAAAGGAAGGGGCTACACGCAGACTGCAA GCTGTGACAGTGCCCTGGGCTCTGATGTGTCTCTCACGGTTCCTAAAGGTGAGACCCTGGAGAGTCTAGATTGGGAGAGGACTTGGAGCAGAGGGGACACACTGGGTGGTGGGGATCTTTGA
- the LOC122697304 gene encoding BOLA class I histocompatibility antigen, alpha chain BL3-7-like isoform X19: MGPRTLLLLLSGVLVLTETWAGSHSLNYFCTSVSRPGLGEPRFFAVGYVDDTQFARFDSEAPNPRMEPRAPWMEQEGPEYWEEITRDAKKAQQRLRSGLNTLPGFYNQSEAGSHTLQWVFGCDVGPDGRLLRGIWQNAYDGADYLALNEDLRSWTAADTVAQITKRKWEISGEAEFQRNYLEVKCVQWLRRHLENGKDTLLRADPPKARVTHHPISDREVTLRCWALGFYPEEISLTWQRDGEDQTQDMELVETRPSGDGTFQKWAALVVPSGEEQRYTCHVQHEGFQEPLTLRWEPPQPSVLIMGIIVGLVLMVTGAVVTGAMIWRRKWSGEKGRGYTQTASSDGAQGSDVSLTVPKV, from the exons ATGGGGCCGCGAACCCTCCTCCTGCTGCTCTCGGGGGTCCTGGTCCTCACCGAGACCTGGGCGG gctcCCACTCCCTGAACTATTTCTGCACCAGCGTGTCCCGGCCCGGCCTCGGGGAGCCCCGTTTCTTTGCCGTCGGCTACGTGGACGACACGCAGTTCGCGCGGTTCGACAGCGAGGCCCCGAATCCGAGGATGGAGCCGCGGGCGCCGTGGATGGAGCAGGAGGGGCCGGAATACTGGGAAGAGATTACACGAGATGCCAAGAAAGCTCAACAGAGATTACGGTCAGGCTTGAACACCCTGCCCGGTTTCTACAACCAGAGCGAGGCCG GGTCTCACACCCTCCAGTGGGTGTTTGGCTGCGACGTGGGGCCGGACGGGCGCCTCCTCCGCGGGATCTGGCAGAACGCCTATGACGGTGCGGATTACCTCGCCCTGAACGAAGACCTGCGCTCCTGGACCGCGGCGGACACGGTGGCTCAGATAACCAAGCGCAAGTGGGAAATCTCCGGTGAGGCTGAGTTCCAACGGAACTACCTGGAGGTCAAGTGCGTGCAGTGGCTCCGCAGACACCTGGAGAACGGGAAGGACACGCTGCTGCGCGCAG ACCCTCCAAAGGCACGTGTGACTCATCACCCCATCTCTGACCGTGAGGTCACCCTgaggtgctgggccctgggcttctACCCTGAGGAGATCTCACTGACCTGGCAGCGAGACGGGGAGGACCAGACTCAGGACATGGAGCTTGTGGAGACCAGGCCTTCAGGGGATGGAACCTTCCAGAAGTGGGCAGCCCTGGTGGTGCCTTCTGGAGAGGAGCAGAGATACACGTGTCATGTGCAGCACGAGGGGTTTCAGGAGCCCCTCACCCTGAGATGGG AACCTCCTCAGCCCTCCGTCCTCATCATGGGCATCATTGTTGGCCTGGTTCTCATGGTCACTGGAGCTGTGGTGACTGGAGCTAtgatttggagaaggaagtggtcaG GTGAAAAAGGAAGGGGCTACACGCAGACTGCAA